ATAAAGGCAAACGAAAGTAAGAAATTGAAATGCATTGAGGGCATGAAATTCCGTAGTATTTAGTAAGATAAAATACATTCATAACCTTAGATATATAAGTCAATCTATCATTATACTAGTATTTAATTATATAACCTTGACCTTTACATGAACAATATTGTATGGTATAAATCGGTTATGTAACATAAGAATATCAAATCAAGTATCTACGATACagataacaattaaaattacttttttatttatcatttgacaatcatcatcaaataaaaagaagaaatggtCAGATTGAATATCCTATTCGGCTGTTATTTGTTCTttaatcgggttgttgtctcttgttGGCATATTCcagatttccattctcaattttataaaaatgtttcttCTAAcacgtaaataaactcatcattgacacgaggattaaattttgtatttacgccagacgcgcgttttgtctacaaaagactcatcatggacgctcgaattcaaaaaagttaaaaaggctaaacaaacgttaggtaggttttttttctatttttaacaacaTTTATTTCAAAAGGGGTTAATAATGATTCCCCTTCCATGAACACTTTTAACGTATCACTTTATGACTAAGTTTCCTTTCCCTGTGGATTACATagtatttttaatgaaaatttacaTTATAATGACGGAAGAGgaacaaattaaatatattgaaCATAGCCTTCAATTATTATGCAACAAAGAAAAAGTCACACATCCATTCTATGAACACGTGTACCTGCATTATGCATTATAtgtattacttttataaattccATGAGGAATtggtgttttgtggtaataatcaTCACTTccataacaaaaataaatcaaatatgagttTAAATCAAAAAATTAATGTGTTCAAACTAATTTACAGAGTTACAAAATTAAGCAGCATTCGTTTTATTTaacgaaaattaaaaaacatGGAGCCACCTATTCACATCTCACAAATTACTTTCTAAAATACAAAACAAGACTAACAACAAGGAGAAATTGCAATAATAGATCTTCATCATTtgatatctttatatatatgtttcactGGCAATCACACTCTATGACGTTATGTTTTTACGTTTTCTCAGAGAAAAAAATCCAGACGATCCACGCTTCTTTAGACGCATAACTATAGTTGCGATTTTTGTTGTGTCGAAATAAACTGCTATGAATTGTTAGCATTAATGATAGAGTATTGAACAATCACATATAGAAATAAACgtgatatgagtgccaaagagataactctccatccaatctacgagttgtaaaaagtaaacaagtttaggtcaaagtacggctttcaatacggagccttggctcacacgaaATATAAAAGCCTCAAAAATGActtttgtaaaacaattctaaaatGATTATCTCATTTTAAACCTTCACAAATTTGTCAGTTCACACATATTGATAAAAACAACAAGAcataaaacacaaattttgacaAACTGAGATGATATTAGATCCTAACAGGGACATCACATAAAGCCATTTGGCTacaatgtttaatgttttaaggGGATAGTTAACCCTCTTATTTGCAGTGTGATCACCTAATTATATAAGAACAAGGCAACCACATCTGTAATCATCAagcatgttgttttttttttttaaatatctatcaTTTGTTATTTTTCACCAATTACATTAGAACGAAGATTTTGTTTGCATTTGTAAGACCCAATGTTGTACATATAGAGATTCGCGGGTTCTTATAAGTCAAGTGTTTctaattttggttttttttaccgtTTCTGATTAatgttaatccagaaaagcgtttggacaaatagaattttaaaaagttaattttttttattttcgaaatTCTATTTTAGTTAGTTATTTGTATATGCCTTccacagaaaatttaaaaaaaaacttagctGATGAGTCTGTGTAGACCAGACGCGTATACACAATTATAACTTTGTATTTTTgaagagttttttttataacttccaTGCTTCCGACGCGCTTGTCTGAATTTGCCTTCATCAGGATTGTTCAAAGACAAAAAATTGATAAAACCaaagatttattaaaaaagacaaaacaactaAAGATATGTATGTCCAATCAAACCCTAAATAACAGAAGAATACATCTTATTTCAACTTTTCCtgacataattgaaaataaagtttcttaataatttatacatgttatacatttaAAAACGAACAAACAATTAAAATGGTTCATTCTTcccatttttgaaaattaatttaaacGAACGAATGTTATTCCGTCATGCAACACTACGATTCTCTTCACTCATGCAACACTACGATTATTTTCCCTCATGCAACACTACGATTATTTTCCCTCATGCAACACTACGATTCTTTTCCCTCATGCAACACTACGATTCTTTTCCATCATGCAACACTACGATTATTTCCTCATGCAACACTACGATTCTTTTCCATCATGCAACACTATGATTATTTCCTCATGCAACACTACGATTCTTTTCCATCATGCAACACTACGATTATTTTCCCTCTTTTGGCTTAACTCTTGGTCGTTTTCATTTACAAggtcttcattttttaaaattattttcatatattcaaatactCCAGTCTTAGCATCACTGACGAGACAGTTATTGTAGAGATACGTATATGATACAAAAAGATTTATACAATTTATGTAAGCaagaaaggtttgttatataATATTAGTAAAATAAGTTTTAGCATGTCTAGTAAGGGACATTTTTAAAATCcttttatgtttcattttaaaGGTAGCAATATTTATCCACTATCAAGTTTGCCATACCTAGTTTGGTTCATACTGCAAAAAAAATGCTCTTTCATCACATTTATATTGGCTGAATTTTTTCCTACCAGTTGAATAattgtgatttttgttttattgaatttcGATTAAACAAACAACCAATATATTGATTTTGACAGTTATAGACTTTATATGATCTCTTTcaataaacacaaatatttgcaaagataaacaaaaacaaacacacatgcTAATTGATCCATATCCCTGTTTATATCAcagtaaaatattgtttacagaatttaaattgttaagaaattaaaaatcGAATGTACATGATAAgagataaatatatttaaaatcttttaaGTGGATATGATAAAAATCAAACTTATAGTGTGACCTATTTGCGTATGTATTCTCATATAAAATAGCAAAATCAGCATTTACACAAATTTAACTAAatgttgtaaaattttgttttccagaATTCTTATGTACATATCGAATAATGATTATAGGTATCAATAATACATTTAATACTCAAATCATCATAAATCTGGTGTAACAATACAAATTATGTTGCTATAAGAATGTTGTAATTTGTAAAGGTCCTTCttaaaattttatgtaaaaatgcAACACTTTGAACGGAAGGCAAAATAAAACTTTATCTATGTATGCAGTGTCCCTAAAGATTGTCCAATAGTAACACATTCTAATTCTTATTGTAACTGTTAATAAAAGATAACTTTTCTATATAATTTTCCTGATAACTCACAAACTTGTATATCACaggtaaataaaatttaaaccacaaaatcaataaaagtgtGTGAATTGACTAAAACTACTGAGAGGAAATCACCTAATTTTTAAAGACCTTCTAATAATAGCTAAGGAAATGATAACAGATGACTTCCGCGTTATTTCTTGCGGTAttattatacaaaaacaaatttcccACAGAGGCTAGGTGATGTGTTGAATGCGGCTACTTTTCAGTGGATGAATTTAAAGATATTCCAAATCTTAAAAATAGATACATcctttttcaaaatacatatatatatattgtcttagTATGTCTGCAACATAACAGTCGCAGTAAGACAAGAACACAAGAAGCATAAATAAgttaacaagaaaaaaaatacaagatgaaTTTTATCAATGTAAGCAACAATAATTAATTGTACAAAATGCAACTAGTAGTTTTTATGAAGTAGCTATTCgatatatgattatatttattacgacctttttcatattttaaaattttatatagtaGCTATATAGCTTTATTCAATTTTTGAGAATGCGaaattataaactttaaaaaatgttacaaattgtCAGTAATAGCTCTGAAAACCAACTtctcctttataaaaaaaaatgttgtatttaatccaagattgtgaaaaaaatgtcttAATAAATCAAAGATTTATACATGTGATtgacaaaaacttaacttttcaaattgattttttttattcattttcagatCCTTAAAGCTGTCGTACTATTCATCTTCTACAGTTTCATATCTGTCAAAAGTGCCCCCACATGTACAGATCCATCAAATTTACAGACCAGATTCAATAGTTTAAATGGAGGTGTAGATTACAGATCATTATTTTTCACGGAAGGTTGGACACAGAACACATTAGAAGCTGACTTCGgtcaacttgtatattttggtatAGATAAAGCTCAAAGCAGCTGTCCTTCAACATTTTTAAAAGGATCTAATCTTCCTTTAATGGTACGTACATCATGCCCATGGTATTTAGAGAAGACTCCATACAGCGCTGAAACATTCCCTCATGAACTCTACAGAGCCAGCACTAAATGTACCAAGTGTATAGATGCTTCCGGGGATCAAAAATGTTCACCAATTCAACAGAAAATTCAAGTATTAAAAAGAGCAGGATGCGCAAATGGATATTATAAATATGAAGTAACAGACACGTATATTCCAGTAGCCTTTGTATGTGAACAGCCAAGAGAAGTAGTAAATGATGTACAAATAACCACTGCCCGCCCACCAGCTGACGGACCAGAGGAAATGTAAGGTCTATGTATTATATCCTACACATCCTTTCCAGAGTAATTGGAACAAGCATTGTAATGTCCTATGGACATATATGAACATGGttgtatatttttgatattaaattataaaatactcAAATTAACGGTTACATGAGTGCAATTTCCGTCCGCAATCAAACAGTCTCGAACTGAAGCTAGTCACTGCCTTTGTGTGTATATATGATAGTATTTATTTCCGTGAACTTGATACTGACATTTCGTTTAATATCATGTTTAAGTGTCTGAAATTGTGAGTGTGTGcattgtgtgtattttttttattgtttttgctctgttaaaataaaatttgtaaatgtataaaattgattttaaggggttttatgtatttattatttttttaaatgattctttaaatgtatttttgtttaacGTTCGTGTGAATAGTTATtgaaatatgcatgtttactgtTCGAATTGTAGTCAATGAAACAGGGTTGTATTTGTTTATCAAAGCCGTAGTTAAAATGTGAATGTAGTTTAAGAATATTATAGTTTTGCTCAAATTCTCAAATTGAATCTTATCATACATTTTACAATGTATTGTTTTATGCTCTGTTGCAATTGTTTTAGTGTTGCATTTATTTTTTACTgcttttctttaataaaattgataagatattaattttattctgttttaaatatgTCTGCAAAACGCTTTTACAAGTAAATACATATAGCCAGGAAAAATTTATTATACTATACATAAAACATATTCCTCATTTCTAATTTATAAACAGCAGGAGAGAACCTATAGTATTACTGTTAATTTGTAAAGTATACATCACATTCATTCTTAGTaacatatacaaaagaagatgtggtatgattgacaatgagacaactctccacaagagaccaatctgacacagaaataaacaactataggtcactgtacggcctttaaagcccatactgcatagtcagctacaaaagtcCCCGACATAATAGTTTGTTCTAAATGAGAACAGCATACAACTGgacatttcaaaaactgtttgAAGGGAAAGCTAATTCTACCAAATGACACCTACAGCATTAAATTTATGAAGCAAAGCACGCTCACAAACAaagtttgactttaaaaaaaacatctactGGTTAGAAACACAGAGTTTCTAAAATCAGACAGGTGTCTATATAGTTTTTAAAcgtattaaatatttcataaaaaagtcTTTCATGTCTATAACATAAGAGGGTCATTCAAAACTCATACGTCGCACAATTAACTTACagagccatggctaaaaagaaaagacaaacaaaacacaacatataaaactaaagatggagcaacacaaaccccaccaataTGTTTATtgtttagcaatggcgttgtcagtttgaaaATGACTTCAGCATTGAAGTTACTTATATCCACTGAACGAAATGTAAATTTGATTGAGCAGGGCTAGATTGGCAGTGATTTGCAAGTGAAAATAGTGACTTACCTTTAAACTTAATTACTTTCCCATAACAGTACTGTTTTCGAAATTGATGACTGTAACAGCTTTAAATAATAAGACCAAAGGGGCTTTTAAAAAGTCGTAAGTTGTAGAAACAGTAGCAAAAACAAAACACCTGAATTAACATTGCCTGAAAACATTCgctgaaaataaaatttggacgacgcaaaaacaaacaaacttaaCAGCGCTGAACTCTATTGCTCTGTTTTGGTCAGCAATTATTATTGTTCAATTAAAACCAATGTTAACATACCCTTTGATAAGCCTTCCCTGAATGCATAGAAATAAAGGTCTTTTGAGGCTTGGGTTCCGACATTATTAAGGACGTCTTATTCGTATAAAATGCCGTGCATTTAAAAGCGTTTAGTTTTAAGTTAAACATGCAGGAAACAAGAGGTATTTTTATCGAATTGCTTTTAACAAGGTGCGCTTAGTGCACAACGTTCGGGTAACAAATACTGAAATATCATTATTGTCAGGGGATATTCATTGTATCACATGTTTACCAAACCAGGGCCTTTAATTCCACAAATTAGATTTAACATTGCGTTAAACAGTTATTCTGCTTGGAAATACTTAAATCAATTCACCTTTAGTTTCGTAATATGAACGGCTATGGTTCCATGTTTTGTGTCTAAAATGGAACAGCTTGCCATTTGTTATGTCTAATGTTTAAGATATCTCCATCAAATCACTACATTTTCGGCGTACGCTGTTGTAAAAACAATACCAAGAAAACATTTGATTCTGAAACGGCAAATTTCAATAACAATCGTAATATTaggaatttaaataaatattatacgAAGGAAAGCATAAAAACTCAAAATCGGAAAAGCGTAGCATGTAGGCAGAAATTAGTTGGTTTCGGTTAGTTAGAAAATATTCAAATGTGTAAGTCACCACTGTACAACGGGAGGTAATAGGTATAAAAAATATAGAGGAcgccgcatttgtgcgcctgtccgTATTCGGGTGCCTCTGGCTTTTGTCAGACTTGTAtgatttctaattttagtttataaagtatatttcggagttcagtatgacgtccaaTATCACTTACaactatacatttttgtttaggggctaaCTCAagcacgcctccggatgcggcagtttctcgctgcattgaatatccattggtggccttcggctgttgtctgctctttagtcgggttgttgtctcttccgAAATATCGtcagcctaaatccatcaattggaaatacaacttcaacattttgatggattcagtcgaggattatgccagacaATGGACTGAGAGAGAAGGAAGACATATACACTCTTTCCGAATTGATTAAGGCTGTGaagtcgttgatacaaatcacaattaagaaactgaatgggtctattaatgcccatgctacgtcaatctttgaagacccaaatgttgcaaaacacttatcctaccttcatgacaaatatgttattgtccccgcagataaatcCCCAAACaatatcgtttttgtgtgtaaaactgaTTACATTAACTgtttgataaacgaattaggtattgacaaatcacttggaaactcaacatataccatCACAACACTTACCAAAGATGAAATCCTGGATACttataggtctgttctatgttcctttggaatttcaacaaagatgatgaactggatcttccatcactgtattggatacctaaactacataagtgtccttacaaacaacggtatattgctgggtcttcaaagtgctccacgaaacctctttctaaattattaacatctattctatcagcaatcaaagccggacaaagttattgtgaaactgcctattctagaggtggcgtgaatcagatgtggatactaaaaaaatccaaagatcttttaaagtacatacaatctaactctctttcatcttccaatagaattaaaacatttgacttttctacactttacacaagtattccacattctaaACTAAATACTAAATATTAGAGTTGgtattgtttcataaaaaataatgaccAAAGTAaaaacaagtatcttgtctaagggagagataaatcctactttgtaaaggatcactctgattaaaaaaaaattgtctgaatcTGACACTATCAAGaagcttgatttcttgattgacaacctatttgttacgttcggaggacgtgtttttcaacagactgtcggcattccaatgggaaccaattgtgccactcttcttgtcgacttgttttttcatcattatgaggctgacttcatacaggaacttcttaggaagaaagataagaagtaggcaatatcctttaactctactttccgctacatagatgatgttctctcactaaataattcaaaaattggtGAATTTGTTCAGTGCATCTATctaatcgaactagagataaaggatacaacagatacagttgagtcgacctcatatcttgacttacatctagaatttgacaatgagggtcggttgaaaacaaaactttacgacaaaagagatgatttcagctttccaattgtgaactttccatttctatgtagcaacattcaagcagcccctgcatacggggtatatatctcccaaatgaTACgacattcccgtgcttgtatttcctaccagattttcttgatagaggtttgctgctcataaggaagctatcaaactggtgaagttgaaatcattccttcgtaaatttgcGGACGCAAtcccgagttggttgaccgttaagaaataaccgtttcacagatgatatcggatatgttccttacgtcgtaactacattcCCCTTCCTTTTTAtgaatgtgaactaccgaattagactatttgccggatttgttataacatgagcaacacgacaggtgccacatgtcgagcaggatctgctcCTGAGGTCACTTCcagtttttgtggggttcgtgtggATTAATCTTTTGCTTGTAtaatatgttgtgtcatgtgtactattgtttgtctgtttgtctttttcatttttagccatggcgttgtcagtatattttctatttatgggtttgactgtccctctggtatctttcgttccttttttttaacacattaaccatttccattctcaattttataatgagACAATAGCTAGCTTTATTACATTAGTTAGAGCTTTGTGGAAACAGTCGGATGTGTCCTTGTACTTACTGTTTCTATCTTTATATTTTACAGTTATGATTTAGAGAGCTGTACTATCATTGACGTTAATAGTGAATGCATGTTTATGTATTGTTTTCAACATATCATGTTGGTTGAACGTTAaaaccatttcacagatgatatcggatatgttccttatgttgtaaTTCCAATAACCTTCCCTTTTCAAGAATGTGAACAACCGAATAGGCTAGTTATCGGATTTGTTATAATATAagcagcacgacgggtgccatgtgtggagcaggatctgcttacccttccagagcatctgagatcacccccagttttttggtggggttcgtcttgcttagttcttagttttctatgttgtgtattgtgtactattatttgtctgtttgtcttttctgttGTTCCCATGTTTTGACTTTTGTTTATTATGTCTGGTttttttcacgcatcgttgtaaatataacggaatttgatgcgactgtcatataaatGAGTGTTTTGGcgctataaaccaggttcaatacaccattttctacatttgaaaatgcctgtaccaagtcaggaatatgacagtttttgtccattcgtttgatgtgttttgtcattagattttgccatttaagGAATGCTGTAATATttgtttctgtctatgaagaaataacataaaaaatgtggtgcacactgacaAACGCGcttagcgggttatttaacagtgtgcaccacattttttatgttatttcgattttaaaccatagaaaaccatgaaaaaacgttgatgacgtcacggtcacatgactgaattatgtctatgggctgataacaaaataacgtcagccaatcagaagacgcgttacatacaaaattaaattatttgaatagAACTTGAcgattaaattttcctcggagttacgtatttttgtgatttactttttatgtataaatataatatatatctttttagGAATTATGCATGATCTCTAGAAAACTTTGTCAGGGATTACATGTATGATGACATCTTTTAAACAAAACTGTtcaaatgttaaacacaatattctatttttctcatttaaatttgAATGACATCGAGTTATGCACAACTGTCCTTTCCGACACCAACATCTATTCGATTCACATTATTTAGTTAATGCCACAAATGTCCACTTGAATTAAAGCATTGTTTTTCAAATGTTGACcttttgacgtggctctgtacttataaatcccatcattgtgttattgtgccactgtttgtttacatatttgttcgTTTTTATTGTGATTGAGCTAATGTACTGTTGATTGTTGTATCTCTGTATGATAATCCTGAAATCATATCAATGATATTGTAAAAAGATGAGATTAAAAGTGATTATGCGTAATCCTTATTTCTTGAATAATCCATtatgttagggacgacatcaaaaaatcaattaaggataaaaaaacttaattcgaATAGCTTGGGGGTGGGTGGGGTAAAACTTGCTGCAATTTTTGTTTAACTGACatcatttttacatgtttttatatatgcccttattggtcaatcaatttttcccaaattaagttaagaggtggggtagggggtcagtgaaaaaactatatgaattaagttttttttatcctacattgaacttttgacgtcGTCCCTTAAAATAATAACTATACCAATTTATTGAAACACTTTTACGTCCATTCATAATGATAAAACAGGAAATAAACGCTTTGTTGAATTTAAGTACAGTGTCACTAGTTTGTAAAAACCAAGGTAAAGGTAAGCGGGAACTTATCTAACACTTCAATATCGTCTTCCCTTTAAATTATGTATACTTTATATGTATCTACATATCCATTAGCTTACTTCCGCATTGCAGATAAATCTACCACACACCTGCTTCAGGCAAATTGGTTCGTGAACCTATGGTGtagttaaaatatttgtatttatcttCAATTTAGGGAAAGAAGTCGTCAAATATCTATTTCTATCAGTAGCATTGAAAAGAATAGAATAGAAGTTTAAACATACAAACATAACCTCTCCTGGGCTGTTTACcgtatatataaacatatacaaaacaaataatacagGGGTGTGTTCAATATCATAGCTGCTACGTAGGACTACGTAGATTTCGACTACTGATCATCAATACTGTATTATCTATATCACTGTAATGAATTAATTGATTTTCATTGGTACTTTGATAGGAACAAACATATATTATAGCTAGCATAGCTGCGTAGAACATGTACATCACTCAACATAAAAATATATCTACGAAAGCCCAGAGAGATCATGCGAGATCCGATATTCGAAATTCGAGCGTAACCAATCAGAGTTTCTTGTTTTTTAGACCAATGAAATGAAAAGATAACAACATGATTAAATAGTGAATAGATATCTTGCGTATTAGTAACTAGTATATCAAAACTAATCCCACGAGAGGGTCAGTTCTACAGATAGATATCTGCTACAATattgaacagttttttttaacaatttcgatCGAAGTTGtgatatatgcctttttatgtgaataacattaacagtaccaatgACATAGCACAGCACAAAATGCGCATTCATGTAATTAATGACAATTCAGTGATGCTCGGCACCAATTTATTTGAAATTCGATAGCCTTATACAAACATCAACAGcagataaaataaaagtaaacaaattaaacataaagcCAACCCCGTAGATGGCATCAGAGCTATGCATTAGTTAACTGCATTCCTCTTTcgaaattttacaacaaatgtGAAAGTGAGGTGAAATATACCAATGAGGTACATTGTAGTCAAACTGATCGATCTGATAATGCCATGTCACTTAAAACgtccaacagacaaacaacagtacacaaaactcaCATAAAAACCAAGAACTAAGCAACCCGAACATCAACAAAAATTCGGGTCCTACAGCCTGAATCTCTATGtagtttttgtaatgtttttttaagaataaattaGAAATACTatataattttatacattataacGTGATAATATTGGTAGTTATGCGATAATCTCATCTTATTTCAAATTGACAAAactcaggtaaaaaaaaaaacaagaatatgcTTGTATCAATAAAGGTAGAATATGCGATTGTATTACACCTGACAGTGACTGTGTTGAATTGTTATTATCAACTTccacttttaatttcatttttagcaCTCGTTTAAATTGAACAAGCAAGTTTGTTTCCCATTATAATATTTGTCTGTCAATTTAAACGACAGGTATGTCAACTGATAAAGAAT
The window above is part of the Mytilus edulis chromosome 6, xbMytEdul2.2, whole genome shotgun sequence genome. Proteins encoded here:
- the LOC139527281 gene encoding uncharacterized protein, translated to MNFINILKAVVLFIFYSFISVKSAPTCTDPSNLQTRFNSLNGGVDYRSLFFTEGWTQNTLEADFGQLVYFGIDKAQSSCPSTFLKGSNLPLMVRTSCPWYLEKTPYSAETFPHELYRASTKCTKCIDASGDQKCSPIQQKIQVLKRAGCANGYYKYEVTDTYIPVAFVCEQPREVVNDVQITTARPPADGPEEM